A window from Bacillota bacterium encodes these proteins:
- the fabF gene encoding beta-ketoacyl-ACP synthase II, with amino-acid sequence MRRVVITGVGVISPIGSDKEIFWDNLANAKSGISAVESFDVSLYPCRIAGEIKNFDPTVYMEKRDTKKVDRFTQLGVAAALNAWKDAGLDLLDLNKDEIGVLVGSGIGGIQTIEEQLRILDQKGPRRVSPYLVPDLIANMASGFISIMLGLRGPNSTVVTACATSTHAVGDAWHIVKRGDAEIMLAGGAEAAISHLAFSGFSAARALSTRNEEPEKASRPFDLKRDGFVMGEGAGVVVIETLDHALARGAEIYGEIVGYGMSGDAYHMTAPDPDGRGAFLCMQRALKSAAAEPSEVDYINAHGTSTEFNDKIETMAIKKVFGEHAYKLAISSTKSMTGHLLGAAGGIELIATLLIMKNQIIHPTINYEFPDPECDLDYVPNEARKSKVDLAISNSFGFGGTNATLAVKRYQQ; translated from the coding sequence GTGCGCAGAGTTGTAATTACCGGGGTTGGAGTTATTTCACCGATTGGTTCCGACAAAGAAATATTCTGGGACAATCTTGCTAATGCAAAAAGTGGGATTTCTGCAGTGGAAAGCTTCGATGTAAGCCTGTACCCCTGCCGAATTGCCGGTGAAATCAAGAACTTTGACCCTACTGTATACATGGAAAAACGTGATACCAAAAAGGTAGATCGTTTTACCCAGCTTGGTGTCGCAGCTGCTTTAAATGCCTGGAAAGATGCCGGTTTAGACCTTTTGGATTTAAATAAAGATGAAATTGGCGTACTGGTCGGCTCCGGCATCGGCGGTATCCAGACGATAGAGGAACAGTTAAGGATACTTGATCAGAAAGGGCCCCGCAGGGTCAGCCCTTACCTGGTACCCGACCTGATAGCCAATATGGCTTCGGGTTTTATATCAATTATGTTGGGTCTTCGTGGACCCAATTCAACGGTTGTTACTGCTTGTGCAACTTCAACCCATGCAGTCGGTGACGCCTGGCATATTGTTAAGCGAGGCGATGCCGAAATAATGCTGGCAGGAGGAGCAGAAGCAGCGATTAGCCATCTGGCATTTTCCGGGTTTTCTGCAGCCCGGGCCCTCTCCACACGAAATGAAGAACCTGAAAAAGCTTCCCGCCCCTTTGATCTTAAAAGGGATGGTTTTGTTATGGGCGAAGGAGCCGGTGTAGTTGTTATTGAAACCCTGGATCATGCTCTGGCAAGAGGAGCTGAAATATACGGAGAGATAGTCGGTTACGGCATGTCAGGTGATGCTTATCATATGACTGCCCCTGATCCGGATGGTAGGGGTGCATTTTTATGTATGCAGCGAGCATTGAAATCGGCAGCTGCAGAGCCTTCAGAAGTAGATTATATTAATGCTCACGGCACCTCGACCGAGTTTAACGATAAGATTGAAACGATGGCTATCAAGAAAGTTTTTGGTGAACACGCCTATAAGCTGGCTATCAGTTCAACCAAGTCAATGACCGGTCATCTGCTTGGCGCTGCCGGCGGTATAGAGCTAATAGCTACCCTGCTGATCATGAAAAACCAGATCATCCATCCAACAATTAATTACGAATTTCCCGATCCAGAATGCGACCTTGATTATGTGCCAAACGAAGCCAGAAAAAGTAAAGTTGATCTGGCCATTTCAAATTCTTTCGGCTTTGGTGGAACTAATGCAACATTAGCAGTCAAGCGTTATCAACAATGA
- the acpP gene encoding acyl carrier protein, with the protein MSVEAKVKDIVADQLEVAADKLSMETTFEDIDADSLDIVELVMALEEEFDMEISDQEIENIKTIGDIVKYIESKV; encoded by the coding sequence GTGAGCGTAGAAGCAAAAGTGAAAGATATTGTTGCCGATCAGCTTGAAGTTGCTGCTGATAAACTTTCGATGGAAACAACTTTTGAAGATATCGATGCGGACTCATTGGATATTGTAGAATTAGTTATGGCTTTGGAAGAAGAATTCGATATGGAAATCTCCGATCAGGAAATTGAGAATATAAAGACCATCGGTGATATTGTTAAATATATCGAATCGAAAGTATAA
- the fabG gene encoding 3-oxoacyl-[acyl-carrier-protein] reductase translates to MNLVGKVAVVTGASSGIGKATAIALARAGASVVINYSRSENRANEVKKQIDDFGGSAVICKADVADYGQCEALIQSAIDHFKRIDILINNAGITRDNLLVRMKDEDWQEVIETNLTGVFNCCRAVVKPMLKQKSGGRIINVASVAGIHGNSGQANYAASKGGVIALTKTIAKELGSRQITVNAVAPGFIETEMTEVLGEQVKEQILSRIALGRFGKPEDVADVILFLASSAAYVTGQVIAVDGNLSM, encoded by the coding sequence ATGAATTTGGTTGGAAAAGTTGCGGTTGTCACCGGTGCCTCCAGTGGTATCGGAAAGGCAACAGCCATCGCCCTGGCCAGGGCAGGGGCTTCCGTTGTCATTAATTATTCACGGAGCGAAAATAGAGCGAATGAGGTAAAAAAACAAATTGATGATTTTGGTGGAAGTGCAGTAATCTGCAAAGCGGATGTTGCCGATTATGGACAGTGTGAGGCCTTGATCCAGAGTGCTATTGATCATTTTAAGAGAATTGATATACTAATTAATAATGCCGGAATTACCCGTGATAATCTTTTAGTCCGGATGAAAGACGAAGATTGGCAGGAAGTGATCGAAACTAACCTGACCGGAGTTTTTAATTGCTGCCGGGCTGTTGTAAAACCTATGCTTAAACAGAAAAGCGGAGGTAGAATTATTAATGTAGCTTCGGTAGCAGGTATACACGGTAACAGCGGACAGGCCAATTATGCGGCATCGAAAGGTGGAGTAATTGCCCTGACCAAAACAATAGCAAAGGAGCTCGGCTCCCGTCAGATAACCGTTAATGCAGTAGCTCCGGGATTTATCGAAACAGAAATGACAGAGGTTCTCGGTGAACAGGTTAAAGAACAGATTTTATCGAGAATTGCCCTGGGGCGGTTTGGAAAGCCTGAAGATGTAGCCGATGTTATTCTCTTTCTTGCATCTTCTGCCGCTTATGTAACAGGACAGGTTATTGCAGTAGACGGCAATTTGTCAATGTGA
- the fabD gene encoding ACP S-malonyltransferase: MTDKIGFLFPGQGAQFPGMGCDFYESYPEAKEIFDTAGKVFGAGFIDIIFNGPEEKLQLTEYTQPAILTVSTAIYRVLQKLGYKAEGMAGLSLGEYSALVAAEAMLFEEALPLVQKRGLFMQEAVPVGQGKMMALMGLSHNEVEKICCEASSKGLVTAANYNCPGQIVISGTVEAVDYAAEIARETGAKKLSELKVSAPFHCKLLEPVESKLSAEIDRIKINEPAVPVVFNITAGFEEDPGRIKENLIRQVSSPILWEQSVRKMIDFGINNFICVGPGSSLSRLMKRIAPHLNTYSVETVEAVSKESTLRTSLLTY, from the coding sequence ATGACTGATAAAATAGGATTTCTTTTTCCCGGACAGGGAGCACAGTTTCCCGGAATGGGCTGCGATTTTTATGAAAGCTATCCTGAAGCAAAGGAAATATTCGATACAGCCGGAAAGGTATTCGGTGCCGGATTTATAGATATAATATTTAACGGACCTGAAGAAAAACTGCAGCTGACAGAGTATACACAGCCGGCAATCCTGACTGTAAGCACCGCTATTTATCGAGTGCTTCAAAAACTTGGTTATAAGGCAGAAGGCATGGCTGGTCTGAGTTTGGGCGAATACAGCGCGCTCGTAGCTGCTGAAGCAATGTTGTTTGAAGAGGCACTGCCCCTTGTTCAGAAACGGGGGCTGTTCATGCAGGAAGCTGTTCCCGTCGGGCAGGGTAAAATGATGGCCCTTATGGGGCTTTCCCATAATGAAGTAGAAAAAATTTGCTGTGAAGCAAGCTCAAAAGGGCTGGTCACGGCTGCAAACTATAACTGTCCGGGACAGATTGTTATATCCGGAACTGTTGAAGCAGTAGATTATGCAGCTGAAATAGCCCGTGAAACAGGGGCAAAGAAGCTATCAGAACTGAAAGTGAGCGCTCCTTTTCACTGTAAACTTCTTGAACCGGTTGAATCAAAATTATCTGCTGAAATTGACAGAATAAAAATAAATGAACCTGCTGTTCCGGTTGTTTTTAACATAACTGCCGGATTTGAGGAAGATCCGGGCCGGATCAAAGAAAATCTTATCAGGCAGGTCAGCAGTCCGATTCTGTGGGAACAATCAGTCCGAAAAATGATCGACTTCGGGATTAATAATTTTATCTGCGTCGGCCCCGGCAGCTCCCTTAGCAGGCTGATGAAAAGAATCGCTCCCCATCTCAACACATATTCGGTTGAAACAGTGGAGGCTGTCAGCAAAGAAAGTACTCTGCGAACTAGCTTATTAACTTATTGA
- a CDS encoding beta-ketoacyl-ACP synthase III — protein MISVKRNKNAIITGTGAALPEQVITNADLEKIVDTSDEWIVSRTGIRERRKLEEGLSSVDLSEKAAKEALKNACLTAEEIDLILVATVTPDYPTPSSSCMLQDRLQAYQAAAMDISAGCTGFVYALAVAQQFIRNEVYKNALVIGVEVLTRVTNWDDRSTCVLFGDGAGAVVLQASEEDRGILNISLKADGRGADLLIVPAGGSALPASRETVESNLHTIKMNGNEVFKFATRAVEDVLMELFEQENLQPDALDYLFLHQANLRIIEHIRKRLKLPREKVPVNIDLYGNMSSATIPIAMHEEVISGRLKEGDLIAMVAFGAGLTWGGILLKW, from the coding sequence GTGATCAGTGTGAAGAGAAATAAAAATGCTATAATCACAGGAACCGGAGCAGCGTTGCCGGAACAGGTAATTACCAATGCTGACCTGGAAAAAATAGTTGATACAAGTGATGAATGGATTGTATCGAGAACGGGAATCAGGGAGAGAAGAAAGCTGGAAGAGGGTTTATCCAGTGTGGATCTTTCGGAAAAAGCTGCAAAAGAAGCTCTGAAAAATGCTTGTCTCACAGCAGAAGAGATCGATTTAATTCTGGTTGCCACGGTGACGCCCGACTATCCTACACCGTCAAGCTCCTGCATGCTTCAGGACAGGCTGCAGGCATATCAGGCGGCCGCGATGGATATATCCGCCGGATGTACAGGTTTTGTATACGCCCTTGCTGTTGCCCAGCAGTTTATTCGCAATGAAGTTTATAAAAATGCACTTGTAATCGGAGTGGAAGTTTTAACCCGTGTAACAAACTGGGATGACCGCAGCACCTGTGTGCTTTTTGGCGATGGTGCCGGAGCTGTTGTTTTACAGGCGTCGGAAGAAGATCGGGGAATCCTGAATATTTCGCTCAAAGCAGATGGAAGAGGTGCCGATCTATTAATCGTTCCTGCCGGGGGCAGCGCTTTGCCGGCCAGCCGGGAGACTGTAGAAAGTAATTTACATACGATAAAAATGAACGGTAATGAAGTTTTCAAGTTTGCCACAAGGGCTGTTGAGGATGTCTTGATGGAACTCTTTGAGCAGGAGAATTTACAGCCCGATGCATTGGATTATCTTTTTCTGCATCAGGCAAACCTTAGAATTATCGAACATATCCGCAAGCGATTGAAGCTGCCCAGGGAGAAGGTACCGGTAAACATCGATCTCTATGGAAATATGTCATCAGCAACTATTCCGATTGCGATGCATGAGGAGGTAATTTCCGGGAGGTTAAAAGAAGGAGATCTGATAGCTATGGTTGCTTTCGGAGCAGGATTAACCTGGGGCGGTATTCTGTTGAAGTGGTAA
- the plsX gene encoding phosphate acyltransferase PlsX translates to MVKVAVDAMGGDHAPDEIVAGTVKALSILEDLEIILVGHKEIIEKTLTKFEYQKNRVEILHAEEVINGNDDPGLSIRKKRESSMVKALQLVRSSEADAVLSAGNTGALMAGGLLFLGRLKGISRPALLTAMPSFSDTPILFLDVGANMDARPEQLLQYAFMGRIYAQQILNCQEPKVALFNVGTEANKGNNQVRKAYALFNEYLPNFYGNIEGTDVFFSDADVVICDGFVGNIFLKTSEGLSRAILGFFKQEIPKNLRSKIGAFLLKPVFLRLRNKIDDSGYGGAPLMGVKGLCIKCHGSARARSIEQALIKQAYPFVKKNVTKQLQAALEELSTQVGIGDQCEEK, encoded by the coding sequence ATGGTAAAAGTAGCAGTAGATGCAATGGGTGGAGATCATGCCCCCGATGAGATTGTTGCCGGCACTGTAAAGGCTCTTTCCATACTGGAAGATCTTGAAATAATCCTCGTAGGGCACAAAGAGATAATCGAAAAAACCCTGACTAAATTTGAATATCAGAAAAATCGGGTAGAAATACTACATGCTGAAGAAGTTATTAACGGTAATGACGATCCGGGTCTGTCAATACGTAAAAAACGTGAATCTTCAATGGTTAAGGCTTTGCAGTTGGTAAGATCGAGTGAAGCAGATGCGGTGCTAAGCGCAGGAAATACCGGAGCCCTTATGGCGGGCGGCCTACTTTTTTTGGGACGTTTGAAAGGCATAAGCAGGCCGGCGCTGCTTACAGCCATGCCCAGTTTCAGCGATACACCGATTCTCTTTCTCGATGTGGGCGCCAATATGGATGCCCGTCCTGAACAACTTTTACAATATGCCTTTATGGGGCGTATTTACGCCCAGCAGATCCTCAATTGTCAGGAACCAAAAGTTGCCCTTTTTAATGTTGGAACGGAAGCGAACAAGGGAAATAACCAGGTCAGAAAAGCCTACGCATTATTTAATGAATATCTACCAAATTTTTACGGGAACATAGAAGGGACAGATGTATTTTTCAGTGATGCAGATGTAGTGATTTGTGATGGTTTTGTCGGAAATATTTTTTTGAAGACTTCAGAAGGGCTATCCCGGGCAATTCTGGGCTTTTTCAAGCAGGAAATACCTAAGAATTTACGATCTAAGATTGGTGCGTTTTTGCTCAAACCGGTTTTTCTGAGGCTGCGCAACAAAATAGATGATTCCGGTTATGGTGGAGCGCCACTTATGGGAGTTAAAGGGTTATGCATAAAATGTCACGGTTCGGCCAGGGCAAGATCCATAGAACAGGCGCTGATCAAGCAGGCATATCCCTTTGTCAAAAAAAATGTAACCAAACAGCTTCAGGCTGCATTGGAAGAATTATCGACACAGGTTGGGATTGGTGATCAGTGTGAAGAGAAATAA
- the rpmF gene encoding 50S ribosomal protein L32: protein MAVPKRRTSKSKKNMRRAQDKLVVPRLIPCPNCGELKPTHRVCLNCGHYKGREAVKVK from the coding sequence ATGGCTGTCCCCAAGCGAAGAACTTCAAAATCGAAAAAGAACATGAGAAGAGCTCAGGATAAACTGGTTGTGCCCAGATTAATTCCCTGTCCCAACTGTGGCGAACTTAAACCGACACACCGGGTATGTTTGAATTGTGGACATTATAAAGGCCGGGAAGCTGTAAAGGTTAAGTAA
- a CDS encoding DUF177 domain-containing protein: MHIYLPEVKSKNGEAVDYLFREDLSRRFKDLSEGGSLLLKASAVCSGEKILISGSMEVSTKTNCSRCLEPFDYAFKTDFSEAFTIIKGSAIDKSIDDQAEQAANQLTVSGDYLYLDEYIRQMIILAQEYNPLCRIDCKGICPGCGVDRNRTTCQCSDNDNSIDVRLLKLKELSSGS; the protein is encoded by the coding sequence ATGCACATTTATTTGCCTGAGGTCAAGTCAAAAAATGGGGAAGCTGTCGATTACCTTTTTAGGGAGGATTTATCACGCCGTTTCAAGGATTTATCAGAAGGCGGCAGCCTCCTGCTCAAGGCCAGTGCTGTCTGCAGTGGAGAAAAGATTTTAATCAGCGGCAGCATGGAAGTATCAACGAAGACTAATTGTTCGAGATGTCTCGAACCCTTTGACTATGCTTTTAAAACAGATTTTTCCGAGGCTTTTACAATTATTAAAGGTTCGGCAATTGATAAATCTATTGATGACCAGGCCGAACAGGCTGCCAACCAGTTAACTGTAAGCGGAGATTATCTATATCTTGATGAATATATCCGGCAAATGATAATTCTGGCTCAGGAATACAACCCGCTATGCAGAATTGATTGCAAAGGGATTTGTCCCGGTTGTGGGGTAGATCGAAACCGGACAACCTGCCAGTGTAGTGATAATGATAATTCAATTGACGTCAGGCTGCTAAAATTAAAGGAATTGAGTTCAGGCAGCTGA
- a CDS encoding NusG domain II-containing protein has protein sequence MIKMKIKIADYFIIGVILITGLAGFWFNLQNVSAAERKYAAIYVENNKVAELSLAPGDSFTYTLNFGENNQNVGLIEIEDGRVRMLPMDKDICPKGICSHTGWIEHSYESIVCLPNQIMIIFSETTGPNEHEDVDSVTF, from the coding sequence ATGATTAAGATGAAAATAAAAATTGCTGACTATTTTATTATCGGCGTTATATTGATAACCGGCCTGGCTGGATTCTGGTTTAACCTCCAGAATGTCAGCGCTGCCGAGCGAAAGTATGCGGCAATCTATGTTGAAAATAACAAGGTGGCAGAGCTATCGCTTGCCCCGGGTGACTCTTTTACCTATACCCTGAATTTTGGTGAAAACAACCAAAATGTTGGTCTGATCGAAATTGAAGATGGAAGAGTTAGAATGCTCCCGATGGATAAAGATATCTGCCCCAAAGGTATTTGTTCCCACACCGGTTGGATAGAGCATTCTTATGAGAGCATCGTCTGTTTGCCCAACCAGATTATGATTATTTTCTCCGAGACGACAGGACCCAATGAACACGAAGATGTCGATAGTGTAACCTTTTAA
- a CDS encoding acetate--CoA ligase family protein: protein MGKQQLQKLGIDSPSDLEAFFYPESIAVLGASQNPLKPNGIPLYLLSMFGYLGDVYPVNPKYDRVGGLKCYPSVRKIKEPVDLAIIGVPAVRTMEVLEECAEKKVKAAIVFTSGFAEIGSEGREQQTEMRKLAKRSGMRILGPNCLGILNYYNGNMASFFYNQERNDLIHPEMLSFITQSGGLGGIIYQMIVQLSIGFNYFVSTGNEADVSFAEILNYLVDRDEVSIIAGYLEGLQGDGKLFVEACRKALERKKMVTMLKVGKTPTGAAAAASHTGALVGEDLIYEGVFRQYGVPRAEDVEQMNALIALKASGRMPAGKRMAVITISGGGGVVVADKCPEYGLEVVRLSGETQLKLREFFPSFGSVVNPVDLTSQLFIDTGLFQKALRLVMQDPGVDVGGFFYNLEMPDPEAGKKIIEVYNEIDKPLVVFTWPTGQDYALEAKNSLVMAGIPVIEHIPSGLWAISALADWVRKTEETMIFPATETTISKAKAKKIIGDNLSHHSQSIAEWQAKKILKAYDIPVTREILAADPQEAVKAAKSIGYPLVLKVISPQILHKSDIGCVVLNISNEEELVSNYNRVMENARKHNPDASIEGILVQEMLNPGQEMIVGIKNDPVFGPAVLLGLGGVFVEVLKDVSTRLAPLSEKDAREMINELKGSAILYGTRGRAEADLDAIVSVLVTVSRLAVDLEDEIAEMDINPLMVYEKGSGVVVADALLVLKN from the coding sequence TTGGGTAAGCAACAGCTGCAGAAATTGGGAATAGATAGTCCAAGCGATCTGGAAGCATTCTTTTATCCAGAGTCAATCGCAGTTCTTGGAGCCAGTCAAAATCCGCTGAAACCTAACGGAATTCCTCTCTATCTGTTAAGTATGTTCGGCTACCTCGGGGATGTTTATCCGGTAAATCCCAAATATGATCGGGTTGGCGGTTTAAAATGCTACCCGTCTGTAAGGAAGATAAAAGAACCTGTAGATTTGGCGATCATCGGAGTTCCAGCCGTCCGGACAATGGAAGTTTTGGAAGAGTGTGCTGAAAAAAAAGTAAAGGCTGCCATAGTATTTACATCCGGATTTGCTGAAATCGGCAGTGAAGGTCGGGAGCAGCAAACTGAGATGCGAAAACTTGCCAAAAGAAGTGGAATGCGTATCCTGGGGCCGAATTGCCTGGGTATATTAAATTATTATAACGGCAATATGGCCAGCTTCTTTTACAACCAGGAGCGTAATGATTTAATTCACCCGGAAATGCTGTCCTTTATTACCCAGAGTGGTGGGCTGGGGGGCATAATATACCAAATGATTGTCCAGTTATCGATCGGTTTCAATTATTTTGTCAGCACGGGCAATGAAGCTGATGTATCGTTCGCTGAGATATTAAATTACCTTGTAGATCGCGATGAAGTATCCATAATTGCCGGTTACCTGGAAGGGCTCCAGGGAGATGGAAAGCTTTTCGTCGAAGCCTGCCGAAAAGCACTTGAAAGGAAAAAAATGGTAACGATGTTGAAAGTCGGCAAGACGCCCACCGGTGCTGCAGCAGCCGCATCTCACACAGGAGCATTAGTCGGAGAGGACCTTATCTATGAAGGAGTTTTCAGGCAGTACGGAGTTCCGAGGGCTGAAGATGTTGAACAGATGAATGCCCTGATTGCCCTGAAAGCTTCCGGCCGCATGCCAGCCGGAAAAAGAATGGCTGTAATTACCATTTCAGGTGGCGGAGGGGTTGTAGTGGCGGACAAGTGTCCCGAATATGGCCTTGAAGTGGTCAGGTTATCGGGTGAAACACAACTTAAGCTCCGTGAATTTTTCCCTTCTTTTGGTTCTGTGGTCAACCCGGTGGATTTGACCTCACAGCTTTTTATCGACACCGGGTTATTCCAGAAAGCTTTACGTCTGGTTATGCAGGATCCAGGCGTTGATGTCGGCGGTTTCTTTTATAATCTTGAAATGCCCGATCCTGAAGCGGGGAAGAAGATAATTGAAGTCTACAATGAAATTGACAAACCGCTGGTTGTATTTACCTGGCCAACCGGGCAGGATTATGCACTGGAGGCCAAAAACAGCCTTGTCATGGCCGGTATACCGGTTATAGAGCATATCCCGAGCGGTCTATGGGCCATCAGTGCCCTGGCTGACTGGGTCAGAAAAACTGAAGAAACTATGATATTTCCTGCGACTGAAACAACTATTAGTAAAGCAAAGGCAAAAAAGATTATCGGAGATAATTTATCGCATCACAGCCAATCGATTGCTGAGTGGCAGGCCAAAAAAATCCTCAAGGCTTATGATATTCCGGTTACAAGGGAAATACTGGCCGCTGACCCGCAAGAAGCTGTTAAAGCTGCAAAATCGATCGGTTATCCACTTGTATTGAAGGTTATATCACCACAGATACTCCATAAAAGTGATATCGGTTGTGTGGTATTAAATATTAGCAACGAGGAAGAACTGGTCAGCAACTATAACCGGGTAATGGAAAATGCACGAAAACATAATCCTGATGCTTCCATTGAGGGAATTCTTGTTCAGGAAATGCTTAATCCTGGGCAGGAGATGATCGTCGGCATAAAAAATGATCCGGTTTTCGGTCCGGCTGTCCTGCTCGGTCTCGGTGGTGTCTTTGTAGAAGTTCTGAAAGATGTTTCCACGCGTTTAGCCCCGTTAAGTGAAAAAGATGCGAGAGAAATGATTAATGAATTAAAAGGCAGTGCCATCTTATATGGAACGAGAGGCAGGGCAGAAGCTGACCTGGATGCTATTGTTTCAGTACTGGTTACCGTTTCCCGTTTGGCTGTTGATCTGGAGGATGAAATCGCGGAAATGGATATCAATCCGCTGATGGTGTATGAAAAAGGATCTGGAGTCGTTGTTGCTGATGCCCTCCTGGTGCTGAAAAATTGA